From Methanocella sp., one genomic window encodes:
- a CDS encoding pyridoxal phosphate-dependent aminotransferase, whose product MSSRLDQVEESATLRLADMTNELKRQGRDILSFNLGEPDFNTPSNIIEAAEKAMKTGKTHYAPAAGIPELRDAIAAKLKSENTLDVSGKNVLVTPGAKQAVFYTTFSLLEEGDEAIVFDPGWVSYDACVKMSGGRTVWVKSNDDGSLPEGLPKYVNKRTRLIIINSPNNPSGAVLDKKDLRLVADLAKDHGLFILSDEIYEKIVYDVKPVSIGSMIPDRTITINGFSKAYAMAGWRIGYAAAPKAIFQNMLKVQQHTATSPTTFVQYGALAAITGPQDSVESMCRQFRERRDVVVKGLCDIGLPCEMPRGAFYAWPKVEGSSEKWAEKFLEAGVGLTPGSAFGPHSDDHIRMSYASSMSDIKKGLERMATVTGGMEGWTKKQKQK is encoded by the coding sequence ATGTCATCCAGACTGGACCAGGTGGAAGAGTCCGCGACGCTTCGTTTGGCCGACATGACGAATGAGCTGAAGAGGCAGGGCAGGGATATCCTGAGCTTCAACCTGGGCGAGCCGGACTTCAACACGCCCTCGAATATCATAGAAGCGGCGGAAAAGGCCATGAAAACCGGGAAAACGCACTATGCCCCCGCCGCCGGAATACCCGAGCTGAGGGACGCAATCGCGGCGAAGCTGAAGAGCGAGAACACGCTCGACGTATCGGGCAAGAACGTGCTCGTGACGCCCGGGGCAAAGCAGGCAGTCTTTTACACCACGTTCAGCCTGCTCGAAGAGGGCGACGAGGCGATCGTCTTCGACCCTGGCTGGGTTTCTTATGACGCCTGCGTGAAAATGAGCGGCGGCAGGACGGTCTGGGTCAAGTCGAACGATGACGGCTCTCTGCCGGAGGGCCTCCCGAAGTACGTGAATAAGCGCACCAGGCTCATAATAATTAACAGCCCGAATAACCCGTCCGGCGCTGTCCTTGATAAAAAAGACCTCCGGCTAGTCGCCGACCTGGCAAAAGACCACGGCTTATTCATCCTGTCCGACGAGATCTACGAGAAGATCGTCTATGACGTGAAGCCTGTCAGCATCGGCTCGATGATACCGGACAGGACTATCACGATAAACGGCTTCTCAAAAGCTTATGCCATGGCCGGGTGGCGCATCGGGTATGCCGCAGCGCCGAAGGCCATATTCCAGAACATGCTCAAGGTCCAGCAGCACACGGCCACTAGCCCGACCACATTTGTACAGTACGGGGCATTGGCCGCGATAACTGGCCCGCAGGACAGCGTCGAAAGCATGTGCCGCCAGTTCAGGGAACGGCGGGACGTCGTCGTTAAGGGATTATGTGACATTGGCCTGCCGTGCGAGATGCCCCGGGGCGCCTTCTATGCCTGGCCGAAGGTCGAGGGAAGCTCCGAGAAGTGGGCCGAGAAGTTCCTGGAGGCGGGCGTCGGGCTGACGCCCGGGTCCGCGTTCGGCCCCCACAGCGACGACCATATCCGCATGTCCTACGCGTCGTCCATGTCTGACATTAAGAAAGGCCTTGAGCGTATGGCGACCGTGACCGGGGGTATGGAAGGATGGACGAAAAAGCAAAAACAAAAATAA
- the ribH gene encoding 6,7-dimethyl-8-ribityllumazine synthase, translating into MADNKEINIGFVVAEFNRDLTWQMELLGKEHAAFLGAKVTKTIYVPGVYDMPLAVKKMAEDKSLDAVVTIGSVIEGATDHDQVVVAQATRKITDLALEYNKPITLGIAGPGMTRLEASERIDYSKRAVEAAVKMVRRLKEYKQ; encoded by the coding sequence ATGGCAGATAATAAGGAGATCAACATAGGGTTCGTGGTCGCGGAGTTCAACCGCGACCTCACCTGGCAGATGGAGTTACTGGGTAAGGAACATGCCGCCTTTTTAGGCGCGAAGGTCACGAAGACTATCTACGTTCCGGGCGTTTATGACATGCCCCTCGCCGTAAAAAAGATGGCGGAGGACAAGTCCCTGGACGCGGTCGTCACTATCGGCAGCGTCATCGAGGGCGCTACCGACCATGACCAGGTCGTCGTGGCCCAGGCCACCCGTAAGATCACGGACCTTGCGCTTGAATACAACAAGCCCATAACGCTGGGCATCGCCGGGCCGGGCATGACCCGCCTGGAGGCCAGCGAGCGCATCGACTACTCCAAGAGGGCCGTCGAAGCCGCCGTAAAGATGGTACGCAGGCTTAAGGAATACAAGCAATAA
- the ribC gene encoding riboflavin synthase, whose translation MVKIGIADTTFARFDMGKAAIDELKRNCSAQIVRYTVPGIKDLPVACKKLFDEQHCDIVMALGMPGSKPVDKTCAHEASLGIIYCQLMEGKHIIEVFVHEDEAAGPAELAALMDKRAREHALNVVKLMFKPKLLEKEAGTGQRQGYEDVGPARI comes from the coding sequence ATGGTAAAGATCGGGATAGCGGACACGACGTTCGCCCGCTTCGACATGGGCAAGGCGGCCATCGACGAGCTCAAGCGCAACTGCTCGGCGCAGATCGTGCGCTACACGGTGCCGGGCATCAAAGACCTGCCGGTGGCGTGTAAGAAGCTCTTCGACGAGCAGCACTGTGATATCGTCATGGCCCTGGGCATGCCCGGCAGCAAGCCCGTCGACAAGACCTGCGCCCACGAGGCCAGCCTGGGCATTATTTACTGTCAGCTCATGGAGGGCAAGCACATCATCGAGGTGTTCGTCCACGAGGACGAGGCCGCGGGCCCCGCAGAGCTCGCCGCTCTCATGGATAAGCGGGCCCGGGAGCACGCGCTCAACGTCGTCAAGCTCATGTTCAAGCCTAAATTACTGGAAAAAGAGGCGGGCACCGGCCAGAGACAGGGATATGAAGACGTGGGCCCGGCCCGCATTTAA
- a CDS encoding pyridoxal-phosphate-dependent aminotransferase family protein produces VAVTGAQKCLGAPSGLASVSVSQKAWDSMVKSPPYYMDLKKYKKSAEAERSETPYTPAITLFYGMTEAMRMIKEETIEKRIARHRKGAEAIRAGAKALGLELYPVTDKHTVLSNTVTAIKLPAGVGDKDLRSPMKANDGVAIAGGQDRLKGKIFRIPSMNAFTEADLVRTFDSLEKTLIALKALDQGKKNAGVDALRKVYNS; encoded by the coding sequence CGTTGCAGTCACCGGCGCCCAGAAGTGCCTGGGGGCCCCGTCGGGCCTGGCATCGGTCAGCGTCAGCCAGAAGGCATGGGACTCGATGGTCAAGAGCCCCCCCTATTATATGGATTTGAAGAAATACAAGAAGTCGGCAGAGGCGGAGAGGTCCGAGACCCCGTACACGCCGGCTATCACGCTATTCTACGGCATGACGGAAGCCATGCGCATGATCAAGGAAGAGACCATCGAGAAGCGCATTGCCCGCCACCGGAAGGGCGCAGAAGCCATCAGGGCCGGAGCGAAGGCGCTGGGCCTTGAGCTGTACCCGGTGACGGACAAGCACACCGTGCTTTCGAACACCGTGACGGCCATTAAGCTGCCGGCCGGCGTGGGGGATAAGGACCTCCGGAGCCCAATGAAGGCCAACGATGGCGTGGCCATCGCGGGAGGCCAGGACCGCCTGAAGGGCAAGATCTTCCGCATACCATCCATGAACGCCTTCACCGAGGCGGACCTCGTCCGGACTTTCGACTCGCTCGAGAAGACGCTGATCGCGTTAAAAGCGCTCGACCAGGGCAAAAAGAACGCCGGCGTCGACGCTTTAAGAAAGGTATATAACAGTTAA